The DNA window GCGCTGGAGCTGCTGCCAGGAGCGCGACGAGGACGCGCCGCCGTGCCAGCGCGGGTGCCACGTCTCCTACGACGACGGCCACACCCTCTTCTAGCCCTCGCTCTTCTTTGATGTCAGTAAAAAATCTTGTCAAGCCACTGCTCCGTCTCGACGGCAGTAACATTGCACTATACGAATAAGATCACGAACTTCTTTGATGTTCAgttactttttttttgtttagaTCACCAGGGGGATCGACAGCAAAgcactttttttaaaaaaaaaacacaagCGCGGCGAGTCAGGTTTTTAATTCCCCGCGCGACGCGAATATTCCTGTCCTCTTCTCCGCTTCCGGAGTCCGGACACACGCCCTCGCTGACGCTACCTCACTCCAACTCCAAGGTCTTCGCTTCCATTTATCGCAGCAGCTATCGCTCCCACCTCCTGGCCTCCTCCACGGCTCTCTAGTCTCTACGCCACCGCTCTCGCTGGCTCACCGAGAACCGCACGTCCGCGCCTTCCCTCCCCCCTCCGGTCTGGCCGCGGCGCGCGTGGACACGCACGTACGGGCGCCATGGTGGTCTCCTACACGCAGGAGCACGTGTACCGCCACCCCTGGCACCGCGTCACTGCGGCGGCGTGGCGCAAGTTCACGGAcccggccgcgcgcgccgcctccgGGGCGCTCGCCCACATCCTCGACGTCCACACGCTGTCCCGCGACGTGGACCGCCGCTCCGGCCGcctccgcgccgtgcgcgccaTCGCGGGCCGGACCCCGCCGctcccgctcctcctccgcgGCCTCCTCGCGCCGGCGCCGTCCGCCGGAGCCGGCGGCGACGTGGTGGTGCTCTGCGTCGAGCGCACGGACGTCGACGCGCCCGCGCGGGACATGCGGGTGGCGTCCCGCAACGCCACGCTCCGGGGCCTCGTGGACGTCGAGGAGCGCTGCAGCTACGCGCCCCACCCGGAGCGGCCCGACGAGTGGACGCTGTTCCGGCAGGAGACGACCATCCGCTGCGCGCCGCTGGCCGCCGTGGCGGCCCGGGTGGCCGAGCtcgtggagcggcgctgcgcGGAGAGGTTCACGAGGAACGCGGACAGGGGGAGGGAGGTCGTGGAGAGGATATGCGCGGACCTTGCGGCGGAGCAGGACGCGACTCACGAGCCAAGGTGAAAGGGCAGCA is part of the Panicum hallii strain FIL2 chromosome 2, PHallii_v3.1, whole genome shotgun sequence genome and encodes:
- the LOC112880344 gene encoding PRELI domain containing protein 3A-like, producing MVVSYTQEHVYRHPWHRVTAAAWRKFTDPAARAASGALAHILDVHTLSRDVDRRSGRLRAVRAIAGRTPPLPLLLRGLLAPAPSAGAGGDVVVLCVERTDVDAPARDMRVASRNATLRGLVDVEERCSYAPHPERPDEWTLFRQETTIRCAPLAAVAARVAELVERRCAERFTRNADRGREVVERICADLAAEQDATHEPR